Proteins from a single region of Primulina tabacum isolate GXHZ01 chromosome 5, ASM2559414v2, whole genome shotgun sequence:
- the LOC142547211 gene encoding BRI1 kinase inhibitor 1-like: protein MEIQQQVARNEEEGKQNEGQRIATLNPTSPPSNSSSPAHEFTFTISLHPQSENAEKNKSHPSFAIDLTPADEIFFHGHLLPLHLLSNLPASPRFSTDSIDGFTLPIKDFQDEKNTNSRTIDQGLINIDHTHPTFDQESCSSSNRNSIGTVQQEKETAKSRSFSWIPKWRKGCETRDTKGGHQEKEQKRKPKIDISDAVKKYMRLIKPLLSFRNRRMNPQLHRQAYSFSGNLRVRNKKEIRGKRGEFSAPASMRTSPRNSGLLVASGTLTPTTGDSTMEEVQAAIQSAIAHCKKSIATEDKIKTP, encoded by the coding sequence ATGGAAATACAGCAACAGGTGGCTAGAAACGAGGAAGAAGGTAAACAAAATGAAGGCCAAAGAATTGCGACACTGAATCCAACATCGCCGCCTTCAAATTCATCTTCTCCTGCACACGAATTCACCTTCACAATCTCTCTGCATCCGCAATCGGAAAACGCCGAGAAAAACAAATCCCACCCTTCATTTGCTATTGACTTGACTCCAGCAGATGAGATTTTCTTCCATGGACACTTGCTCCCGCTGCACCTCTTGTCCAATCTTCCCGCCTCGCCCCGCTTCTCCACAGATTCGATTGACGGTTTCACTCTTCCGATAAAGGATTTTCAAGATGAAAAAAACACAAACTCCAGAACCATCGATCAAGGACTCATCAACATTGATCATACTCATCCCACTTTTGATCAAGAAAGttgcagcagcagcaacagaaACAGCATCGGCACTGTTCAGCAAGAAAAGGAGACAGCGAAATCAAGATCCTTCTCCTGGATTCCAAAATGGAGAAAAGGGTGTGAAACAAGAGACACAAAGGGTGGTCATCAAGAAAAAGAACAGAAAAGGAAGCCTAAAATCGATATAAGCGACGCTGTGAAAAAGTATATGAGATTGATCAAGCCTCTTCTTTCCTTCAGGAACAGGAGAATGAACCCCCAACTCCATCGGCAGGCTTATTCGTTTTCGGGGAATTTACGGGTACGAAACAAGAAGGAAATAAGAGGGAAGAGAGGAGAATTTTCCGCGCCAGCTTCCATGAGGACGTCTCCTAGAAATAGTGGCCTTCTGGTGGCAAGTGGAACGCTCACTCCTACCACAGGCGATAGCACAATGGAGGAGGTGCAGGCTGCAATCCAATCCGCCATTGCTCATTGCAAGAAATCCATCGCAACAGAAGATAAAATCAAGACTCCATAA